A genomic segment from Nitrosopumilus sp. K4 encodes:
- a CDS encoding trimeric intracellular cation channel family protein, protein MVDFSFEIDGFISILDYLGTVAFAVTGASKAIAHNADIFGIIVLASVVGVAGGITRDVVFGRFPTAFSDPIYISLTVSAGVVMFFLYSKLKKQMGTWLVFDAVGLGVFSIIGASIAYQIVGLNFLPMLFAGVLTAIGGGILRDVFVREIPIVFVKEVYAVASVVGIVVFYAILSSGVDPQISSVIGIAVVTGIRLLAMKFNWNLPKVRES, encoded by the coding sequence TTGGTAGATTTTTCCTTTGAGATTGACGGATTTATTAGCATACTTGACTATTTGGGAACAGTTGCGTTTGCAGTAACTGGAGCATCAAAAGCAATTGCACACAATGCTGACATCTTTGGAATTATTGTTTTGGCATCAGTAGTTGGAGTAGCTGGCGGAATAACGCGCGATGTTGTGTTTGGAAGATTCCCTACAGCATTTTCTGATCCTATCTACATCTCTCTGACCGTTTCAGCTGGTGTGGTGATGTTCTTTTTGTATTCCAAGCTAAAAAAACAGATGGGAACATGGCTTGTCTTTGATGCTGTAGGTCTTGGTGTGTTCTCAATTATTGGCGCATCAATTGCATACCAGATAGTTGGATTGAACTTTCTTCCGATGCTGTTTGCAGGAGTGTTGACTGCAATTGGCGGTGGAATATTGCGTGACGTGTTTGTTCGGGAAATACCAATTGTATTTGTCAAAGAAGTGTATGCAGTTGCAAGTGTTGTAGGAATTGTTGTGTTTTATGCAATACTGTCCTCCGGTGTAGACCCTCAAATTTCTTCTGTGATTGGAATTGCAGTGGTTACTGGAATCAGACTGTTGGCAATGAAGTTCAACTGGAATCTTCCAAAGGTTAGAGAGTCTTGA
- the rpl12p gene encoding 50S ribosomal protein P1, translating into MEYVYAALLLHKLQKDVNEENISSVVKASGAEVNDAQVKALVAALADVNIEDAIKAAPVAVAAAAPAAGGADAAAGGEAKKEEAPKEEGKTEEAAMEGLSSLFG; encoded by the coding sequence ATGGAATATGTTTATGCTGCTTTACTTCTTCACAAGCTACAAAAAGACGTCAATGAAGAAAACATCAGCTCAGTTGTAAAAGCATCTGGCGCTGAGGTCAATGACGCTCAAGTAAAAGCACTAGTAGCCGCTTTAGCCGATGTAAACATCGAGGATGCTATCAAGGCTGCACCAGTTGCAGTAGCCGCAGCAGCACCAGCAGCAGGAGGCGCAGATGCCGCAGCCGGTGGTGAAGCAAAGAAAGAAGAAGCACCTAAAGAAGAAGGCAAGACCGAAGAAGCAGCCATGGAAGGATTATCTTCTCTATTTGGCTAG
- a CDS encoding SurA N-terminal domain-containing protein — protein MVTTPLGKKPLIGIAAAAIISIAVLLAFSSNDATPLAQTDENPIVAEVNGQKILLDEVAESIRLASMQGQQLNNSTALDQIITKTLLLEEAQERGITVALDDAAAKLEENYLQNGLTKQQFEQRLDQLGSTYDDTLEMYREQMVINQMLIDEISDVEIQISEREAMSFFNENIDTIKSQIGENTVYEDVSSQLKETLRLQKQRQMVSDLVSELRDDATILTFEDRM, from the coding sequence ATGGTCACAACGCCACTTGGCAAAAAACCGCTAATTGGAATTGCAGCTGCTGCAATCATATCAATTGCCGTCTTGCTTGCATTTTCATCAAATGATGCAACTCCTTTAGCTCAGACAGATGAAAATCCTATAGTGGCAGAAGTAAATGGCCAGAAAATTCTCCTTGATGAGGTTGCCGAATCAATCAGGTTGGCAAGCATGCAAGGACAGCAACTAAACAACTCTACTGCACTTGATCAGATAATTACAAAGACACTGCTGCTAGAAGAGGCACAAGAACGTGGAATTACAGTTGCCCTAGATGATGCAGCAGCAAAACTAGAGGAGAATTATTTGCAAAACGGACTAACAAAACAACAGTTTGAGCAGAGACTTGACCAGCTTGGCTCTACATATGATGACACGCTAGAGATGTACAGAGAGCAGATGGTAATCAACCAGATGCTAATCGATGAAATCTCTGATGTTGAAATTCAGATTAGTGAACGAGAAGCAATGTCTTTCTTTAATGAAAACATTGATACCATCAAATCTCAAATTGGCGAAAACACTGTCTATGAGGATGTGTCTTCGCAACTAAAAGAAACTCTAAGACTGCAAAAACAGCGACAGATGGTATCAGATTTGGTATCTGAGCTAAGAGATGATGCAACCATTCTAACATTTGAAGATAGAATGTAG
- a CDS encoding PQQ-dependent sugar dehydrogenase encodes MKIAIILSIIISLGVSSAYAVPYPEYGVNVKTVAENLSVPWSIDFAADGRIFFSERTGQLNVIEDGIIKQVMSLDVGGGEGGMLGVALDPDFEQNHYIYIYYTYNDFLSTKNKLVRYVEWNDTLVEDKVLIDEIPGAPYHDGGRIKFGPDGKLYITTGDATLPDLSQDSDSVAGKILRINPDGMIPEDNPFGNAVYSMGHRNPQGIDWDRSGVLVATEHGPSGWRGVAHDEINIIHSGANYGWPDVIGDETLEGATSPAIHSGDDTWAPSGAAFYYGNIIHWNGKFFAATLRGEHLHQIEFDENYNVIHHEKLFPGEFGRLRDAVNGPDGLYIMTSNQDGRGNPKLGDDKILKITPYYDTENGPAWIQNIIKWYNQKLVSEQELLNAFSNLATRGIIATNS; translated from the coding sequence ATGAAGATTGCAATCATACTTTCTATCATAATATCACTTGGAGTATCAAGTGCATATGCAGTGCCATATCCAGAATACGGAGTAAATGTCAAGACAGTAGCTGAGAATCTTTCAGTTCCATGGAGTATTGATTTTGCAGCAGATGGCAGGATATTTTTTTCAGAAAGAACAGGCCAACTCAACGTAATTGAGGACGGCATCATAAAGCAGGTAATGTCACTTGATGTTGGCGGAGGAGAAGGAGGGATGCTCGGAGTTGCACTGGATCCTGACTTTGAGCAAAACCACTACATCTACATCTATTACACATACAATGATTTTCTCTCAACAAAAAACAAGCTTGTCAGATATGTGGAATGGAATGACACACTGGTTGAAGACAAGGTACTCATCGATGAAATCCCAGGGGCACCATACCATGACGGTGGCAGGATAAAGTTTGGACCAGATGGCAAGTTGTACATTACAACAGGTGATGCAACACTGCCAGACTTGTCACAAGATTCAGATTCAGTTGCAGGAAAAATTCTTCGAATAAATCCAGACGGTATGATTCCAGAGGACAATCCATTTGGAAATGCAGTTTATTCTATGGGGCATCGCAACCCACAGGGAATTGACTGGGACAGATCAGGGGTGTTGGTTGCAACAGAGCATGGGCCATCAGGGTGGCGTGGAGTAGCACATGATGAAATCAACATAATACATTCTGGTGCAAACTACGGGTGGCCTGATGTAATAGGAGATGAAACATTGGAAGGTGCAACAAGTCCTGCAATTCATTCAGGCGATGACACATGGGCCCCATCAGGTGCTGCATTTTACTACGGCAACATCATACACTGGAATGGAAAGTTTTTTGCAGCAACGCTTCGAGGGGAGCACCTGCACCAAATAGAGTTTGATGAAAACTATAACGTGATACATCATGAGAAATTATTTCCCGGAGAGTTTGGCAGACTGCGCGATGCAGTAAACGGTCCAGATGGACTGTACATAATGACTAGCAACCAGGACGGACGAGGCAACCCAAAGCTTGGAGATGACAAGATTCTCAAAATAACACCATACTATGACACTGAGAATGGTCCTGCATGGATTCAAAACATCATAAAATGGTACAACCAGAAACTAGTATCAGAGCAAGAATTGCTAAACGCATTTTCAAATCTTGCAACAAGAGGAATAATTGCAACAAATTCCTAA
- the alaS gene encoding alanine--tRNA ligase, protein MDKREILKEFSSDPERYYNVKLFSEQGFERKSCQKCGRFFWTLNSGRTLCPDDADDTYSFIGDPPTKKRFDYTQSWKEVESFFVKNGHTSVSRYPVVCRWRDDLFFTIASVVDFQRIMGSKVVFEFPANPLVVPQTCLRFKDLENVGVTGRHFSSFCMIGQHSIPENSGYWKDECVDLDYRLLTDQFGINKDEVVFVEDVWAGGGSFGPSLEYFVRGLELGNAVFTEFQGELGKHTTLDQRIIDMGAGLERFAWITMGTPTAYDCCFGPINEKLFNTIGIDSDSEILKKYFTEIAKAIDSFDDLNDVRRHAIKAAGITEDNLSKMITPLEGIYLIADHLRTLIFAITDGALPSNVGGGYNLRMMLRRINGTIARLNLKLDIDDLIDTHIDYLKDTYPELDEKREDVKAILRLESARYEESKVHMKKKADKIREKGVPTVDELITLYESDGITPEYLKEVNAIDEIPSSFYSKLSDLHKSEKKKAIAELPLDGLPETETLFYKHDPMEFDAKVLRVFDDYVVLDRTSFYARGGGQEPDHGSIAGFEVVDVDKHADIIVHKLQGGTPKEGETVLCKVDETRRNNITKNHTSTHIINASSRKVLGSWIWQHSAFKEDDHARLDITHHSSLTDEQVKQIEKAANDLVKENLPVNIEYFDRGTAEQKYGFRIYQGGVVPVKSVRIVSIADRDIEACGGTHVKKTGDIELIKITKTKRIQDGVVRLEYVSGPNAFEYVKLQEQEEKRKAAEEAAKAELEKQREENKQKAREKIPKILEKVLAGESGEIEDVTVKDKLCFTASENYDEYFHLNFGKKLVAQDAKAAVCGIFESGPTVRVMVYAGAESGVNAGSIAKEIAGILGGSGGGDAKFAQGGGKDTSKKDQAIAKAKSMILG, encoded by the coding sequence TTGGACAAAAGAGAGATCCTAAAGGAGTTTTCATCAGATCCTGAGAGATATTACAATGTCAAACTATTTTCTGAGCAAGGATTTGAGCGCAAGTCATGCCAAAAGTGTGGCAGATTCTTTTGGACACTAAACTCTGGAAGGACATTGTGTCCTGATGATGCAGATGACACTTATTCATTCATCGGCGATCCTCCAACAAAAAAGAGATTTGACTATACCCAGTCATGGAAAGAAGTAGAGTCGTTTTTTGTAAAAAACGGCCACACGTCTGTGAGCAGGTATCCTGTTGTGTGCAGATGGCGTGATGACTTGTTTTTTACAATTGCATCAGTTGTGGACTTTCAGAGAATCATGGGCTCAAAGGTAGTCTTTGAGTTTCCTGCAAACCCGTTAGTTGTTCCGCAGACCTGTCTGAGATTCAAGGACCTGGAAAACGTCGGAGTTACTGGCAGGCACTTTTCTAGCTTTTGCATGATAGGACAGCACAGCATTCCAGAGAATAGCGGATACTGGAAAGACGAGTGTGTTGATTTGGATTACAGGTTATTGACTGACCAGTTTGGAATAAACAAAGACGAGGTTGTCTTTGTTGAAGATGTTTGGGCAGGTGGTGGTTCATTTGGTCCATCACTAGAATATTTTGTCAGAGGATTAGAATTAGGAAATGCAGTCTTTACAGAGTTTCAAGGAGAACTTGGAAAGCACACCACACTTGATCAGAGAATCATCGACATGGGTGCAGGCCTTGAGAGATTTGCATGGATTACCATGGGAACGCCAACTGCGTATGACTGTTGCTTTGGTCCAATAAATGAAAAATTATTCAACACAATTGGAATTGATTCAGATTCAGAAATATTGAAAAAATACTTTACAGAGATTGCAAAGGCAATTGATAGTTTTGATGATCTAAACGATGTCAGACGTCATGCAATAAAGGCAGCAGGAATTACTGAAGACAACCTAAGCAAAATGATCACACCACTTGAAGGGATTTATCTGATTGCAGATCATTTGAGGACTCTAATCTTTGCAATTACAGACGGCGCACTGCCATCAAACGTTGGTGGCGGATACAATCTTAGAATGATGCTGCGCCGAATCAACGGAACAATAGCTAGACTGAATCTGAAACTTGACATTGATGACTTGATTGATACTCACATTGATTATCTCAAGGATACGTATCCAGAACTTGATGAGAAAAGAGAAGACGTCAAGGCAATACTAAGACTGGAATCAGCAAGATATGAGGAATCAAAGGTTCACATGAAGAAAAAGGCAGACAAGATCCGAGAAAAGGGAGTCCCTACAGTTGATGAGCTAATTACATTGTACGAATCAGACGGAATCACGCCTGAATACCTCAAGGAAGTAAACGCAATTGACGAAATCCCATCATCATTTTACTCCAAGCTCTCTGACCTGCACAAGTCTGAAAAGAAAAAGGCAATTGCAGAGCTGCCACTTGACGGACTGCCTGAAACCGAGACACTATTTTACAAACATGATCCAATGGAGTTTGATGCCAAAGTCTTGCGAGTCTTTGATGACTATGTCGTACTAGACAGGACTTCGTTTTATGCAAGAGGTGGTGGGCAAGAGCCAGACCACGGAAGCATTGCAGGATTTGAAGTTGTAGATGTAGACAAGCATGCTGACATTATAGTTCACAAGTTACAAGGCGGAACTCCAAAGGAGGGAGAAACTGTACTGTGCAAAGTAGATGAGACAAGACGTAACAACATTACAAAGAATCACACAAGCACTCACATCATTAATGCATCATCGCGCAAGGTCTTGGGGTCATGGATTTGGCAGCACTCGGCATTCAAAGAAGACGATCATGCAAGACTGGACATCACACACCACTCTTCACTAACTGATGAGCAAGTAAAACAAATTGAAAAAGCTGCAAATGATTTGGTAAAAGAGAACCTTCCAGTAAACATTGAATATTTTGACAGGGGAACTGCAGAGCAAAAGTACGGATTTAGAATTTACCAGGGAGGTGTTGTTCCAGTAAAGTCTGTAAGGATCGTGTCAATTGCAGACAGGGACATTGAGGCTTGTGGTGGAACGCATGTAAAGAAGACAGGCGACATTGAGCTAATCAAAATTACAAAGACAAAGAGAATCCAAGACGGCGTTGTAAGACTGGAATATGTTTCAGGACCTAACGCATTTGAGTATGTCAAACTACAAGAACAAGAAGAAAAAAGAAAGGCAGCCGAAGAAGCTGCAAAAGCAGAGCTTGAAAAGCAAAGAGAAGAAAACAAGCAAAAGGCAAGAGAAAAGATTCCAAAAATTCTAGAAAAAGTTCTGGCAGGTGAATCTGGCGAAATTGAAGATGTAACTGTCAAAGACAAGTTGTGCTTTACTGCAAGTGAAAATTATGATGAGTATTTCCATCTTAACTTTGGCAAGAAACTAGTTGCACAGGATGCAAAGGCTGCAGTATGTGGAATATTTGAGTCAGGTCCGACTGTGCGTGTCATGGTGTATGCAGGCGCAGAATCAGGCGTAAATGCAGGCTCAATTGCCAAGGAGATTGCCGGTATTTTGGGCGGCTCTGGTGGCGGGGATGCCAAGTTTGCACAGGGCGGAGGAAAAGACACATCTAAAAAAGACCAGGCAATAGCCAAAGCAAAATCAATGATTTTAGGATGA
- the leuS gene encoding leucine--tRNA ligase has protein sequence MAINWNEIETKWRAKWQESKDFETNPNDMPKKFITVAYPYPNSPQHIGHGRTYTLADVHARFYRMKGYNVLFPMGFHYTGTPVLGMAKRIEAGEKEILDGLRNIYHVPEDAIKSFVEPVKIADYFHEEIKSGMIEMGYSIDWRREFTTIVPGYQKFIEWQITTLKEKGRIIQGSHPVGWCPVDQNPVSQHDTMGDVEPKIDDKNFLIKFKLDDYIFPITTLRPETIFGITNLWVNPNTVYKKVTVDGETWIVSEECAKKIEFFEKQVKVIGEIPGSDVIGKYAKNHDGRDIPILPADFVEPGMGTGLVMSVPAHAPKDYQALMDLKAKGHELASKIEPIPIIVTEGYGTIPAKDICEKMGVSDQSDEKLEEATKELYLKEFTDGKLNDKCGQFNNEKVQFGRDKIRAWLQENNYLEKFPVLENAPVRCRCGAECVVKVLNNQWFLNYGDEEWKKLARNCFDEMNILPNNIKTEFVEVIDWLHERACARQQGLGTKLPWDNDWIVESLSDSVIYMAYYTISRFVNDGTVTPENLTKELFDYVLLDKGDVSLAASTSKLSEDTINVLKKEFQYFYPVDSRHSGRDLVQNHLSFFVLNHVAIFPKKHWPQEIVVNGSVMMDGAKMSKSMGNIIPLRTAIRDHGADPIRLAIISSAELLQDADFNMESVSGIQSKLESMLEECGKHQASDIGNLEAEDRWILSKTQSMISQVTEAVEKMRLREALHDILFTFESDLSWYTKRIGAKERSDVSGILHQINSARVAMLSPFAPHIAEEMWQKLGYSDLVSKSSWPKYSKDDVDATAIQAEELLKSTIEDIANILKVTKITPKKIVLYVNSDDTKSKVYRKILEIMVGGQNNMGVVMKELLANPETADAKKMPDFVQKVIKDLHSESENIKKMKLESDSFDEKEFLKSELASIGKKEFGVDVTIHSETDSDIYDPKGKARHARPFKPAILIE, from the coding sequence ATGGCAATAAACTGGAACGAGATAGAGACAAAGTGGAGAGCCAAATGGCAAGAAAGCAAGGATTTTGAGACAAATCCAAACGATATGCCAAAAAAGTTTATCACAGTTGCATATCCGTATCCAAACTCACCGCAGCACATCGGACACGGAAGAACATACACACTAGCTGATGTTCATGCAAGATTCTATCGAATGAAAGGATACAACGTCTTGTTTCCAATGGGATTTCATTATACGGGAACACCTGTACTTGGAATGGCAAAAAGAATCGAAGCTGGAGAAAAAGAGATCCTTGATGGATTAAGAAACATCTACCATGTTCCTGAAGATGCGATAAAGTCATTTGTAGAACCTGTAAAGATTGCAGACTATTTTCATGAAGAGATAAAGTCTGGAATGATCGAGATGGGATACTCCATTGACTGGAGACGGGAATTCACAACAATAGTTCCAGGCTATCAGAAATTTATCGAGTGGCAAATCACGACACTCAAAGAAAAAGGCAGAATCATTCAGGGTTCTCATCCAGTCGGGTGGTGTCCAGTTGATCAAAACCCAGTATCACAGCATGACACAATGGGCGATGTTGAGCCAAAGATTGATGACAAGAACTTTTTGATAAAATTCAAGCTAGACGATTATATTTTTCCAATTACGACTCTTCGACCTGAGACAATATTTGGAATTACAAATCTCTGGGTCAACCCAAATACTGTATACAAAAAAGTTACAGTGGATGGTGAGACATGGATAGTTTCAGAAGAGTGTGCAAAGAAAATTGAATTCTTTGAAAAGCAAGTCAAGGTAATTGGCGAGATTCCAGGAAGTGATGTTATTGGGAAATATGCAAAGAATCATGACGGACGAGATATCCCAATTTTGCCAGCTGACTTTGTAGAGCCTGGCATGGGCACGGGCCTTGTAATGTCAGTTCCTGCGCATGCCCCAAAGGACTACCAGGCACTGATGGATTTGAAGGCAAAAGGGCACGAATTAGCCTCAAAAATCGAGCCTATTCCAATCATAGTAACTGAAGGGTATGGCACCATTCCTGCAAAAGACATTTGCGAAAAGATGGGAGTATCAGACCAATCTGATGAAAAGCTAGAAGAGGCAACAAAGGAGCTGTACCTCAAAGAGTTTACTGATGGAAAGCTCAATGACAAGTGCGGACAGTTCAACAACGAAAAGGTCCAGTTTGGACGAGACAAGATTAGAGCATGGCTACAAGAAAACAATTACTTGGAAAAATTCCCAGTTTTAGAGAATGCTCCTGTAAGATGTCGTTGTGGAGCTGAATGTGTTGTCAAGGTACTGAACAACCAGTGGTTTTTGAATTATGGAGATGAGGAATGGAAGAAACTAGCTCGTAACTGCTTTGATGAGATGAACATTCTACCAAACAACATCAAGACAGAGTTTGTAGAGGTAATTGACTGGCTGCATGAAAGAGCATGTGCAAGACAGCAGGGTTTGGGGACAAAACTTCCATGGGACAATGACTGGATTGTAGAGAGTCTGTCTGACTCTGTGATTTACATGGCATACTATACCATTTCACGATTTGTAAATGATGGAACCGTTACTCCTGAGAATTTAACAAAGGAATTGTTTGATTATGTTTTGCTAGACAAGGGTGATGTGTCACTAGCTGCAAGTACTTCCAAACTTTCTGAAGACACAATCAATGTGCTCAAAAAAGAGTTCCAGTATTTTTATCCAGTTGATTCAAGACACTCGGGTCGAGACTTGGTACAGAACCACTTGTCATTTTTTGTACTAAATCATGTTGCAATATTTCCAAAGAAACACTGGCCACAAGAAATTGTTGTCAACGGTTCAGTAATGATGGATGGTGCAAAAATGTCAAAGAGTATGGGAAATATCATTCCATTGAGAACTGCAATTAGAGATCACGGTGCAGACCCAATCAGATTGGCAATAATTTCATCAGCTGAGCTGTTACAAGATGCTGACTTTAACATGGAGTCAGTTTCAGGAATACAGAGTAAATTAGAATCAATGCTAGAAGAATGCGGCAAGCATCAAGCATCAGATATTGGCAATTTGGAGGCTGAAGACAGGTGGATTCTCTCCAAAACTCAGAGTATGATCAGTCAAGTCACTGAAGCAGTAGAAAAGATGAGACTGCGAGAAGCATTACATGATATTTTGTTTACATTCGAGTCTGATTTGAGCTGGTATACAAAAAGAATAGGCGCTAAAGAACGAAGTGATGTTTCAGGAATTTTGCATCAGATAAACTCTGCACGAGTTGCAATGCTATCTCCATTTGCACCACATATAGCTGAAGAGATGTGGCAAAAACTAGGATACTCTGATTTGGTATCAAAGAGTTCATGGCCAAAATATTCCAAGGATGATGTTGATGCTACTGCAATTCAAGCTGAAGAATTGCTGAAAAGCACCATAGAAGATATTGCAAATATTCTCAAGGTTACAAAAATCACTCCAAAGAAGATCGTACTGTATGTAAATTCAGATGATACAAAATCCAAAGTTTATCGTAAGATACTGGAGATTATGGTTGGAGGTCAAAACAACATGGGAGTTGTGATGAAAGAGTTGCTTGCAAATCCTGAAACTGCTGATGCAAAAAAGATGCCAGACTTTGTACAAAAAGTAATCAAGGACTTGCATTCAGAGTCTGAAAACATCAAAAAGATGAAGTTGGAATCTGATTCATTTGATGAAAAGGAATTCCTAAAATCAGAGTTGGCAAGTATCGGTAAGAAAGAGTTTGGAGTTGATGTTACGATACATTCAGAGACTGATTCTGATATTTACGATCCAAAAGGAAAGGCAAGACATGCAAGACCTTTCAAGCCTGCAATTTTGATTGAATAG
- a CDS encoding restriction endonuclease subunit S, whose protein sequence is MKEVSLNDESLFKLSIGKRVLLSEVFQSTGKIPIYSANVFVPMGYKDTSNIKNFNNDYVLWGIDGNFEFNVKHKGEKFGNTDHCGVIEILDSNILPEYLVHQLEIKKYELGFDRTLRSSLSNMTVINVEIPVKATGEFDEDEQLRLVKKYNSLKKLKEQLRQQRDEFENALLEINDNYKKKSVEVSTLFDFPETNSGMTKRLCNDNKGKIPVYGCSKSGSMVLGHIKKLPNIKYYSDCLTWNRNGSVGKFFFREGVFSTNEDHRVLKIKKSLVGKIDPIYMKYVLEKEVRKLGYSFTKKLGKINLQSVVVDIPINNTGDYDIDKQEEIAEKYEKLYQMKSKVAQELHKLIDTVVKL, encoded by the coding sequence ATGAAAGAAGTTTCCCTAAATGATGAATCCCTGTTCAAACTAAGTATAGGTAAACGAGTGCTTCTAAGCGAAGTCTTTCAAAGCACAGGAAAAATTCCAATTTACAGTGCTAATGTCTTTGTTCCTATGGGATACAAGGATACCTCAAATATCAAGAATTTCAATAATGATTATGTCTTATGGGGGATAGATGGAAATTTTGAATTTAATGTAAAGCATAAAGGGGAAAAATTTGGAAATACCGATCATTGTGGTGTGATTGAAATCCTTGATTCCAATATACTTCCAGAATATCTTGTACATCAACTAGAAATCAAGAAATACGAATTGGGATTTGATCGCACTTTACGTTCATCATTATCAAACATGACTGTGATTAATGTAGAAATCCCAGTTAAAGCAACTGGTGAATTTGATGAGGACGAGCAATTACGACTTGTAAAAAAATACAACTCACTAAAAAAACTGAAAGAGCAATTAAGACAACAGCGAGATGAATTTGAAAATGCACTCTTGGAAATAAATGACAATTATAAGAAAAAATCTGTCGAAGTTTCAACTCTTTTTGATTTCCCTGAAACTAACTCAGGAATGACAAAAAGATTGTGTAATGACAATAAAGGAAAAATCCCAGTTTATGGATGTTCCAAATCAGGAAGTATGGTGTTAGGACATATCAAAAAACTTCCAAACATAAAATATTATAGTGATTGTTTGACATGGAATCGAAACGGTTCCGTAGGTAAATTCTTTTTCAGAGAAGGTGTTTTCTCCACCAATGAAGATCATAGAGTATTAAAAATCAAAAAATCATTAGTTGGAAAAATTGATCCAATTTACATGAAATATGTATTGGAGAAGGAAGTAAGAAAACTGGGTTATAGTTTTACCAAAAAATTAGGAAAAATCAATTTACAAAGTGTGGTTGTAGATATCCCAATTAATAATACAGGGGATTATGATATTGATAAGCAAGAAGAAATTGCAGAGAAATATGAAAAATTGTACCAGATGAAAAGCAAGGTCGCACAAGAACTTCATAAGTTGATTGATACTGTTGTCAAACTCTGA